A genomic region of Gemmata massiliana contains the following coding sequences:
- a CDS encoding DUF1501 domain-containing protein, giving the protein MSHRFPHVPTLASRRDFLTSVGGGFGALALSALAAAESSPATHTAADPLAPKKPHFEAKAKSVIFLFMEGGPSHVDLFDPKPELTKQHGKPLPASFGKVLTPMGTGGNNLLASKRKFAKHGKSGLDVSDWLPHMAKCADDLTVLRACWADGLNHVGSVCQMNTGSILAGRPSLGSWALYGLGSENRNLPGFVVFTEGGPEPLGGARNYGTGYMPATYQGTLFRNGPNPILNLNPPAGVGGERQKDKLALIGELNTIHRRERASDTELAARQAAYELAFRMQASAPDAVDLSKESEKTKEMYGLNRKETAEFGHRCLLARRLVERGVRFVQVYCGAGSQWDAHSDIEGNHTKMCSRSDQPSAALIRDLKQRGMLDDTLVIWGGEFGRTPMSEGASGRDHNPYGFSMVMAGGGVKGGCVHGTTDEFGLYGIDGRVHVHDFHATILHLLGFDHTKLTFFHNGKDERLTDVKGKLIQEILV; this is encoded by the coding sequence ATGAGTCACCGTTTCCCACACGTTCCCACGCTCGCCTCGCGACGCGACTTCCTCACCTCGGTCGGGGGAGGTTTTGGCGCACTTGCGTTGTCCGCACTCGCGGCAGCGGAGTCGTCGCCCGCGACGCACACAGCGGCCGATCCGCTCGCGCCGAAGAAGCCGCACTTCGAGGCGAAAGCGAAGTCCGTGATCTTCCTGTTCATGGAAGGCGGGCCGTCGCACGTCGACCTCTTCGACCCGAAGCCGGAACTGACCAAACAGCACGGCAAACCGCTGCCCGCGAGCTTCGGCAAAGTGCTCACGCCGATGGGTACGGGCGGGAACAACCTGCTCGCCAGCAAGCGGAAGTTCGCCAAACACGGCAAGAGCGGGCTGGACGTAAGCGACTGGCTGCCGCACATGGCCAAGTGCGCGGACGACCTCACGGTTCTGCGTGCGTGCTGGGCCGACGGACTGAACCACGTCGGCAGCGTGTGCCAGATGAACACCGGCTCCATCCTCGCGGGGCGCCCGAGCCTCGGTTCGTGGGCGCTATACGGCCTCGGGAGCGAGAACCGTAATCTGCCCGGGTTCGTGGTGTTCACCGAGGGCGGCCCGGAACCGCTTGGCGGCGCACGGAACTACGGCACCGGCTACATGCCCGCGACCTACCAGGGCACGCTGTTCCGCAACGGGCCGAACCCGATCCTGAACCTGAACCCGCCTGCGGGTGTTGGCGGGGAGCGCCAAAAGGACAAACTCGCCCTCATCGGCGAACTGAATACCATCCACCGCCGCGAGCGCGCGAGCGACACGGAACTGGCCGCGCGCCAGGCCGCCTACGAACTCGCGTTCCGCATGCAGGCCAGCGCCCCAGACGCGGTCGACCTGTCGAAAGAGAGCGAAAAAACAAAGGAGATGTACGGGCTGAACCGCAAGGAGACGGCCGAGTTCGGTCACCGGTGTTTACTCGCCCGGCGCCTCGTCGAGCGCGGCGTGCGGTTCGTGCAGGTGTATTGTGGTGCGGGGAGCCAGTGGGACGCCCACTCGGACATTGAGGGCAACCACACGAAGATGTGCAGCCGCTCGGACCAACCTTCCGCGGCGCTCATCCGAGACCTCAAACAGCGCGGGATGCTCGACGACACGCTGGTGATTTGGGGTGGCGAATTCGGGCGCACGCCGATGAGCGAGGGAGCGAGCGGTCGCGACCATAACCCCTACGGCTTCTCAATGGTGATGGCGGGCGGTGGCGTGAAGGGCGGTTGCGTTCACGGGACGACGGACGAGTTTGGACTCTACGGCATCGACGGCCGCGTCCACGTCCACGACTTCCACGCGACGATCCTGCACTTGCTCGGCTTCGATCACACGAAGTTGACGTTCTTCCACAACGGAAAGGACGAGCGACTCACCGACGTGAAGGGCAAATTGATCCAGGAGATTCTGGTGTAG
- a CDS encoding RNA polymerase sigma factor, which produces MASSGGLPQLIDAHYEALYRYAYRLSGSAADAEDLTQETFGKALARLPQLRELERARAWLFRILRNLYLHKVRDQKRHKVVPLDAVGDLPQQTGDDPVPEIDPVKLQHVLDELDETFRTPIILFYFEEFSYRDIAEQMELPIGTVMSRLARGKAYLRTRLSPADEADRERTAPAPKKVTDGLP; this is translated from the coding sequence ATGGCGTCTTCCGGCGGGCTACCCCAGTTAATCGACGCCCACTACGAAGCCCTCTACCGGTACGCCTACCGATTGAGCGGGTCCGCGGCGGACGCCGAGGATCTGACGCAAGAAACGTTCGGGAAGGCACTCGCCCGGTTGCCCCAACTCCGCGAGTTGGAACGAGCTAGAGCGTGGCTGTTCCGGATCTTGCGGAACCTGTACTTGCACAAAGTGCGAGACCAGAAGCGGCACAAAGTGGTCCCGCTCGATGCTGTGGGCGACCTGCCCCAGCAAACCGGCGACGACCCGGTACCGGAAATCGACCCGGTGAAGCTCCAGCACGTGCTAGACGAATTGGATGAGACGTTTCGCACGCCCATCATCCTGTTCTATTTTGAAGAGTTCAGTTACCGCGACATTGCCGAGCAAATGGAGTTGCCGATCGGAACCGTGATGTCGCGTTTGGCCCGGGGCAAGGCGTACCTCAGAACCCGCCTCAGTCCGGCCGACGAAGCGGACCGCGAACGGACCGCGCCCGCTCCGAAGAAGGTGACCGATGGACTGCCGTGA
- a CDS encoding DUF1559 family PulG-like putative transporter: MPRRSLIVPFGILFTCLVLVPACKKKPPPTAAPPEPSAPTSTVSSDYLLFAHLNVKDIRDGAIFTEVKQAFAKAGGGADWDQLEGRIGREAGVKPTDVDAVTVCMTEAPARGEPNFVLIVAANRPMPKTSAFGLNPQAKPDARGFYQMPGGGLIHFPNDKTAVLLSSALVPQYLEGYAKNQTSGWPLTPDLTKSAAGHTAFVVARLDKLPAEARNSHEFKDFAPFLTARTVTVMADLKGKELSATARVTFPDATAASRAKEKGQELIKMATGEVEKLMTGQSDLAAVLPAVKEAHRTLQTAKVEVSGSDLTLAAGYKADFDLGQMVTEAVKKIQNSAEKITTLNNFKQVGLALHNYHSVYNAAPVHGIGPKGALLKNANEKPLLSWRVAILPYLEQDNLYRQFKLDEPWDSEHNKKLVDKMPKVFTPVGKPGKPGYTHTQMAVGPNALQLPAARIPTSFPDGTSNTIAVIEAAEPVIWTKPDDVMLPGAVLPKDLKKKFGGVQPGGFNVAMWDGSARFIPDTVSERTLGLLLNPRDGQVIPSDW; the protein is encoded by the coding sequence ATGCCCCGTCGATCACTAATCGTGCCATTCGGCATCTTGTTCACGTGTCTCGTGCTCGTTCCGGCCTGCAAGAAAAAGCCGCCTCCTACTGCGGCCCCCCCGGAGCCGAGTGCTCCTACGAGCACCGTCAGTTCCGATTACCTGCTGTTCGCCCACCTGAACGTGAAAGACATCCGCGACGGTGCCATCTTCACCGAAGTGAAGCAAGCGTTCGCAAAGGCGGGCGGCGGAGCCGATTGGGACCAACTCGAAGGGCGAATCGGTCGCGAGGCCGGGGTCAAACCGACTGATGTCGACGCGGTGACGGTCTGCATGACCGAGGCTCCGGCACGCGGGGAACCGAATTTCGTCCTGATCGTCGCGGCTAACAGGCCGATGCCCAAAACCTCTGCATTCGGGCTGAACCCGCAAGCGAAGCCCGACGCACGCGGGTTCTACCAGATGCCGGGCGGGGGACTCATTCACTTCCCGAACGATAAGACGGCAGTTCTGCTCAGTTCGGCACTGGTTCCACAGTATTTGGAGGGGTACGCCAAGAACCAAACCAGCGGTTGGCCGCTCACTCCGGACCTCACGAAGTCCGCCGCGGGGCACACGGCGTTCGTAGTCGCTCGGTTGGACAAGTTGCCGGCCGAAGCGCGGAACAGCCACGAATTCAAAGATTTCGCACCATTCCTGACCGCCCGCACTGTCACCGTAATGGCCGACTTGAAGGGCAAGGAACTGAGTGCCACGGCCCGCGTCACGTTCCCGGACGCGACCGCAGCTAGCCGAGCCAAAGAGAAGGGCCAAGAGCTAATCAAGATGGCGACCGGCGAGGTCGAGAAGCTTATGACGGGCCAATCCGACCTCGCCGCCGTGCTCCCCGCCGTCAAGGAAGCCCACCGCACGCTCCAAACTGCGAAGGTCGAAGTGTCCGGATCGGACCTGACCCTCGCGGCCGGCTACAAGGCCGACTTCGACCTCGGGCAGATGGTCACCGAGGCCGTGAAGAAGATCCAGAACTCGGCCGAAAAGATAACCACTCTCAACAACTTCAAGCAGGTCGGGCTAGCACTGCACAATTACCACAGCGTGTACAACGCGGCTCCCGTCCACGGGATCGGACCCAAAGGTGCTCTGCTGAAGAACGCGAACGAGAAGCCGCTCTTGAGTTGGCGGGTCGCGATTCTCCCGTACCTCGAACAAGACAACCTCTACCGGCAGTTCAAGCTCGACGAACCGTGGGACAGCGAACACAACAAGAAGCTCGTCGACAAGATGCCCAAAGTGTTCACACCGGTCGGTAAACCGGGCAAGCCGGGTTACACCCACACGCAGATGGCCGTCGGCCCGAACGCACTGCAACTGCCGGCCGCTCGTATCCCCACTTCGTTCCCGGACGGCACGTCGAACACAATTGCGGTTATCGAGGCGGCCGAACCCGTTATCTGGACCAAGCCGGACGACGTAATGTTGCCGGGTGCGGTACTGCCCAAAGACCTAAAGAAGAAGTTCGGTGGGGTGCAACCGGGTGGGTTCAACGTTGCGATGTGGGACGGCTCGGCCCGATTCATCCCCGACACCGTTAGCGAACGAACGCTCGGCCTGCTACTCAACCCGCGAGACGGTCAGGTGATCCCGTCAGACTGGTAA
- a CDS encoding response regulator, whose amino-acid sequence MPYDIEDRLTQTPKPLYPIMTPPPKPQAMPASRELQSSGDIHILILDDDPHTCAVIQAALNNRDFVTEVVSDPMMVESALSSGRRYHLIVLDYVLPGLEAEQVFGWIRDHQPDANIVVVTGYPSVDSAINCLRAKTCDYLTKPFQIEQLREIVYRCLESQGLLRMTEDALKEALGAAIRERRKALALTLSNMSDRTGVSLGYLSQIELGKNSASIETLYRICLALGMKMSELFLSVQRA is encoded by the coding sequence GTGCCTTACGACATTGAGGACCGTTTGACCCAGACACCCAAACCGTTGTACCCGATCATGACGCCGCCGCCGAAACCACAAGCGATGCCCGCGTCGCGGGAACTTCAGTCCTCGGGTGACATCCACATTCTCATCCTGGACGACGACCCGCACACGTGCGCCGTCATCCAGGCCGCGCTCAACAACCGCGACTTCGTGACCGAGGTCGTGTCCGACCCGATGATGGTGGAGTCCGCGCTCTCGTCGGGCCGGCGGTACCACCTGATCGTGTTGGATTACGTGCTCCCTGGGCTCGAAGCGGAGCAGGTGTTCGGTTGGATTCGGGACCACCAACCGGACGCGAACATCGTTGTCGTCACCGGCTACCCGTCGGTGGACAGCGCGATCAACTGCCTCCGGGCGAAGACCTGCGACTACCTGACCAAGCCGTTCCAGATCGAGCAGCTCCGCGAGATCGTGTACCGGTGTCTGGAGAGCCAGGGCCTCCTCCGAATGACCGAGGACGCGCTCAAGGAGGCGCTCGGCGCGGCGATCCGCGAGCGCCGCAAGGCACTGGCGCTGACGCTTTCCAACATGAGCGACCGCACCGGGGTCTCGCTCGGATACCTGAGCCAGATTGAATTGGGCAAGAACTCCGCGTCGATCGAAACGCTGTACCGCATCTGCCTGGCTCTGGGCATGAAGATGAGCGAACTGTTCCTGTCCGTTCAACGGGCGTAA